In Candidatus Woesearchaeota archaeon, a genomic segment contains:
- a CDS encoding TIGR00725 family protein, whose translation MKSKRNIVIAVLGSSKVITTKKAYNYAYEVGQEIAKKGFVTLTGGGLGVMEAAHKGAKSKKGTTISIIPWEDMSRVNDYSDFVIATGIGWSRDAINLNSCDGAILVGGGAGTLNEATYGYMMSKPIVALTPSGGMAEELTNKYFDVRKTEYIYGSNSPIEAVNLIIKLIKNKQKNKKISINTKLKKELKNNWKEDKKIILNKKIK comes from the coding sequence ATGAAATCCAAGAGAAATATTGTTATTGCAGTTTTGGGTTCAAGCAAAGTCATAACTACAAAGAAAGCGTATAATTATGCTTATGAAGTCGGTCAAGAAATTGCAAAAAAAGGATTTGTTACATTAACTGGCGGCGGCTTGGGTGTTATGGAAGCAGCTCATAAAGGTGCAAAAAGCAAGAAAGGAACAACAATTTCTATAATTCCTTGGGAAGATATGAGTCGGGTGAATGATTACTCTGATTTTGTTATAGCGACAGGCATAGGTTGGTCAAGAGATGCTATAAATCTTAATAGTTGTGATGGTGCAATACTTGTAGGTGGAGGAGCAGGAACACTTAATGAAGCCACATATGGATATATGATGAGTAAACCAATTGTTGCATTGACACCTAGTGGGGGCATGGCAGAAGAACTAACAAACAAATATTTTGATGTCAGAAAAACAGAGTATATTTATGGTTCTAATTCCCCTATAGAAGCTGTTAATTTAATTATTAAATTAATTAAAAATAAACAAAAAAACAAAAAAATATCAATTAATACGAAATTAAAAAAAGAACTTAAAAATAATTGGAAAGAAGATAAAAAAATAATATTGAATAAAAAAATTAAATAA
- a CDS encoding phenylalanine--tRNA ligase subunit alpha, with translation MSNIISELTNLELKILPLLVKEKKLEKIVKISKLKDVEVQRAAQWLSNKGLVELEKQEEEYENITDRGRTYKKNKVPEIRLLEYLKKNKKISKTQIINNKILELEEVGPTIGILRKDDAATITKTNEDLIFEITKNTEKVLENLQKTSQAILEHEFPIKRSELLSANSEHDILQHEKRNNLKKDKKTYWFAHITNEGKDAAKEIKEDSSVYEERLTSAMLKDGSWKNKKFRSFDVQSKVPHKNKGRKHFVNEAIEYMKSLWLEMGFEEMEGTESQSAFWDLDALFVPQDHPAREMQDTFYLDLENAELDYELFKKVKAVHETGGETGSKGWQYDFSKDVSRQVLLRTHTTVLSALTINKLKEEDLPKKFFKIGKVFRNEAVDWKHLFQFQQVEGIVVDPNGTLAKLKGYLKEFFGKMGYSDVRIRPAYFPYTEPSAEVEVYNPIKKQWVEMGGCGIFRPEVTKTLMGFECPVLAWGLGMERIIVSYYNLTDLRDLYKNDLEQLRNMKAFLK, from the coding sequence ATGTCAAATATTATATCAGAATTAACCAATTTAGAACTAAAAATCCTTCCTTTATTAGTTAAAGAAAAAAAGCTTGAAAAAATAGTTAAAATATCTAAATTAAAAGATGTAGAAGTTCAAAGAGCTGCTCAATGGCTTTCAAATAAAGGTTTGGTAGAACTTGAAAAACAAGAAGAGGAATATGAAAATATTACGGATAGAGGAAGAACATATAAAAAAAACAAAGTTCCAGAAATCAGATTATTGGAATATTTAAAAAAAAACAAGAAAATTTCCAAAACTCAAATAATAAATAATAAAATTTTAGAACTAGAAGAAGTAGGTCCTACAATAGGAATTCTTAGAAAAGATGATGCTGCCACAATAACAAAGACAAACGAAGATTTGATATTTGAAATAACAAAAAACACAGAAAAAGTTTTAGAAAACCTGCAAAAAACAAGTCAAGCCATATTAGAACATGAATTTCCTATTAAAAGATCTGAATTATTATCTGCAAATTCAGAACATGACATTCTGCAACATGAAAAAAGAAACAATTTAAAGAAAGACAAAAAAACATATTGGTTTGCACACATAACTAATGAAGGAAAAGATGCAGCAAAGGAAATTAAAGAAGATTCTTCTGTTTATGAAGAAAGATTAACTTCTGCGATGTTAAAAGATGGATCTTGGAAAAATAAGAAATTTAGATCTTTTGATGTTCAAAGCAAAGTTCCCCACAAAAATAAAGGAAGAAAACATTTCGTGAATGAAGCAATAGAATACATGAAATCATTATGGCTTGAAATGGGTTTTGAGGAAATGGAAGGAACAGAATCTCAAAGCGCGTTTTGGGATTTGGACGCATTGTTTGTTCCTCAAGACCATCCGGCAAGAGAAATGCAAGACACGTTCTATTTAGACTTAGAAAACGCAGAACTTGATTATGAATTGTTTAAGAAAGTTAAAGCTGTACACGAAACTGGAGGAGAAACGGGTTCAAAAGGTTGGCAATACGATTTTTCAAAAGATGTAAGTAGGCAAGTTCTTTTAAGAACTCACACAACAGTTCTTAGCGCATTAACCATAAATAAATTAAAAGAAGAAGATTTGCCGAAAAAATTCTTTAAAATTGGAAAAGTGTTTAGAAATGAAGCTGTTGATTGGAAACACTTATTTCAATTTCAACAAGTTGAAGGAATAGTTGTAGACCCGAATGGAACACTTGCAAAGTTAAAAGGATATCTCAAAGAATTTTTTGGAAAAATGGGTTATAGTGATGTAAGAATAAGACCTGCATATTTTCCTTATACAGAACCAAGCGCGGAAGTAGAAGTATATAACCCTATAAAAAAACAATGGGTAGAAATGGGTGGTTGCGGCATATTCAGACCTGAAGTTACAAAAACACTTATGGGTTTTGAATGTCCTGTTCTTGCTTGGGGATTAGGTATGGAAAGAATAATAGTTTCTTATTATAATTTAACAGATCTTAGAGATCTGTATAAAAATGATCTTGAACAATTAAGAAATATGAAAGCGTTTTTAAAATGA